The Morganella morganii sequence GGATTTCGGCCGCGCCACGGCAACATGCTCATCTTCCAGCGTGCGCAGCACTTTCAGGGCGGTGGTCAGGCTGACATTGTACTGTGCGGCCAGAACACGGACGGACGGCAGACGGCTGTCCGGCGGTAAAACGCCCTCGCGGACAGCCTGTTTTATCTGATCGGCCATCTGCCGGTAGCGCGGAAGCTGTACCATCTGTTCTGCCTCATTCTTACGGGTTCTGTGTGTTTCTGTAAGAGTACGTTGAGAGTAAATTATGACGCAAGGGTTTCTCCGGCTGACTGTGAGGTTTATATGACAACATTTGACAAAATTACCCGTTTACTGGATTCACGGGCGGTTTCCTTTGAGGTGATCGAACATCCGGCGGAAGGCCGTTCTGATGCGATAAGTAAAATCAGGGGAAATAAACTGAGCCAGGCGGCGAAAGCGATGGTGTTACAGGTTACCGGCAGCACACCGGACATCCGCTATGTGCTGGCGATTGTGCCGGGCGACTGCAAAGTCAATTTTAAAAATGCCGCGAAACTGGCGGGCGGGAAGAAAGCCTCATTTGCCGCACCGGAAACAGCACAGGCGCTGACCGGCTGCCCGATGGGTGCGGTCCCGCCGTTCAGCTTTAATGACGAACTGACGCTCTATGTTGATAAGCGTCTGACCGGTGCCGGACGGGTATTTTTTAATGCCGGTGAACTGGTGAGATCGGTGTCTCTGGCAGCGGATGACTATTTCAGTGTGATCGGTCATGATCGCATTGCGGATATTGCGGTACCTCCCGCCGCAGAATAACAATGATAACGGAGAATAACGATGGAATATTGTGTTGCTGAACTGACGGATATGGATCAGGTAAAAGCCTTATTAAAACGTTATCATCTGACCACCATCAGTGATGAAGACAAGCCGGACGGTTTTGTCACCACACAGATGAGTGATGAACAGATGACGGATCTGATTGAAAACGAGCAGGGATTATTTGTCGCCAAACAGGACGGAAAGGTGGTGGCGTTTGTGATGGCGGCATCCTGGCAGTACTGGTCACCGTGGCCGCTGTTTGCCCATATGATTGATAAACTGGGTGATTATGAGTTTGCCGGTCAGACGCTGACCACAGAGAACTCGTATCAGTACGGCCCGGTCTGTATTGATGCATCACTGCGCGGGCAGGGCGTGCTGGAAGGACTGTTTGCTTTTGCACTGGAAAAAATGTCGCAGCGGTTTGATATCCTGGTGACCTTTATCAACAAGGTGAACCCGCGCTCTTATGCCGCGCACACCCGTAAGCTCGGGCTGACGGTGCTGGATGAGTTCGGATTCAATAATAACCATTATTACTGGCTGGTCTGCGAAACCCGCTGAATAATCCGGAAAAATAAGAAACCCGCCGCAGCCGCTGAATAATCAGAGCTGCGGCGGGCTTTTCAGAAATGATTATACTAATTCTTTCACGTCGAAGTTAACTTCACCGCTTAAATCAGCATCATAATCAACGCCATCGAGACCAAAGCCGAATAAACGGAGGAACTCCGCTTTATAGCCCTGATAGTCGGTTAAATCGTTGATATTATCATCTGTCAGCTGCTGCCAGATTTCACGGCAGGTGTTCTGCACATCATCGCGTAATTCCCAGTCATCCAGGCGCAGACGCTGTTTTTCATCGGTTTCCGGCGCAGAACCGTTAAACAGTTTAGTAGCAAATAAGCGCTGAGTCTGTTCAATACAACCTTCGTGAATGCCTTTCTCTTTCATGATCTTAAACACGATAGAGATATATAACGGCATAACAGGAATAGCGGAAGAGGCCTGAGTCACGACAGATTTCAGAACGGCAACATACGCCGCGCCGCCTTTGGCCTGCAGTTTCTGATTAATCGCTGCTGCTGCGCGATCCAAATCTTCTTTTGCTTTGCCCAGCGTACCGTGCCAGTAAATCGGCCATGTTAAATCGGTACCGATATAGGAGTAGGCAACAGACTGTGCATTATCCGCCAGAACACCGGCTTCCTCTAATGCATTCATCCACAGTTCCCAGTCCTGGCCGCCCATGACTTTAACGGTGTCTGCGATTTCCTGCTCATTGGCCGGTTCAACAACGGCTTCGATCAGCACGTCTTTGTTGGTATCGAGCGCGACAGATTTGTACGGTTCGCCGATAGGTTTCAGGGCGGAACGGACAATTTCACCGGTTTCCGGCATTTTGCGGACCGGAGATGCCAGAGAATAAACAACCAGATCGATCTGATCCAGATCCTGTTTAATTAAATCAATAACGTTCTGACGGCATTCATCAGAGAAGGCATCACCGTTAATGCTTTTTGCATACAGGCCTTCTTCTTTGGCGGCTTTATCAAAAGCGGCTGCGTTGTACCAGCCGGCAGAACCGGTTTTGTTTTCACTGCCCGGCTTTTCAAAAAATACACCGATAGTCGCTGCACCGCTGCCGAAAGCGGCATTGATACGGGAAGCCAGACCGTAACCGGTGGATGCACCAATCACCAGAACCTTTTTAGGCCCGTTTTTCAGTTCGCCGCAGGATTTCACACGGGCGATTTGCTCACGAACATGGGCTTCACAGCCCGCCGGGTGAGCGGTAGTGCAGATAAAACCACGAATTTTAGGTTTGATAATCATAGTTATTTTTTCTTGGTAGCCAACAATCAGGGGGTAATATACCTGATCTTCTCAGTTTACTTAAGACAATGCAGCGATAAACCCGCAGAGCAGACCAGTTAATTCCCGCTTTGTTATCCGGAATGCGGTGTATTTTATTATTGTGACGGACTGATCCATTTTCTGCCGGATAGCCTCCGGTATTTCCGCTATGATAGCCGTCATCATAACGGACAACCCGTCAGCGGAGTTACTGTGGCATTTGACATTTTCCGGAATATCCTGCATTACGGCTGCCATTTTCTGGTGCCGGTTCTGTTTGCCCGGCTGTTCTGGCGGCAGCACTGGAAAGCGGCGGCGATGATTATGATTGCCACTATGGTGATGGATGCGGATCACCTGCTGGCAGATCCTGTCTTTGACCCGGACAGATGCAGTGTCGGTTTTCATCCGCTGCATACTGTGTGGGCGGCGATTGTGTATCTTATTCTGCTGCTGATCCCGTCATGGAAAGTACGGGCGGTGGCGGTCGGCTGCCTGTTCCATCTGTTTACCGACGGGATGGATTGTTACATGGGTAGTCTGAAGTAGGGCACGGAATATGCGGCGGTGCAGGCATTAAAAAACCCGCCGGGGGCGGGTTTTTGTGCGGCTGAGATCATCAGAACGGATTTTTCAGTGCAGGGACCGGGACTTCCGCTCCCGGTAAACTGACTGCCGGGGCTTTGATATCAAGCGTTGGCGCGGAGGTTCCCGGAGCGGAGATGCCCACTTCCGGGGCCGTGATTGACGGTGCGTCAACATCCACAGACGGCATGGCGGATTCCGCCGCTGACGTGACCTCTTTCTTCACGGATGACATCCGGCTGTTTTCAGCCTGCGGGCGTGCCGGAGGCACTTTCCCGTTACGATCAGAGGAAACCGGTGTGCTTTGTTGTCCCTGCGGGGCGGTTTGTCCGCTCTGTCCCCCGGCGACCGGTTGTGCATCCGGCCTGCGCATCTGACCGTTATCCGGCCTGAACTGTTCCGCACCGGTCTCTTTATTCACCATTGTGCCGTCAGACGGTGCACCGGAAACCATCCCCGGGTCACTGTGCGGCTGCCGTTGCGCGACACTTTCGCGGCTCAGCAGGTACGGCTTACAGTGCCTTAATCTATTAGTGTTATCCGAAGCGTGACAGGGATAGAAATAAAAAGCCCGGCGAAGGTGCGCCGGGCAGGAATATGAACATAAAATGTTTATTCGGATAAACTGTCTTTCATTACTTTTTGGAAAGTTTCCCATCCGCAATAGCCGTTTTTATCAACCGGACAGTTTTTCAGTTCCAGTGTGACTTTTTGCGGCGGAGTTTTTAAAGAAAGATAACTGTTATTCCGCAGCTGATCAGATGACTGGTAAATATAATCAATCTTCACATAGGATTTATTATCCGCTTTATTTGTCCAGCGCTGGAACACTAATTTGCCGCCGATTGGCGTATGTTCATACTGTTCCGGCAACTGATACGGTTTAAATTCCAGGGCGGAGAGCAGGGAGGCGATATTGGAATCATGCCCGGCCAGGAAGGTAAATTTCGCTTCACTGCCCGGCGCAGCGGCGGCAAAGTGCTGATTAATATAGTTCAGCAGCGGATGTGCCACGTTTTTCGCGATAATACGCGGGGTGAAAAGAGATTCCTGATAGCCGTTTTTCAGGGTATTCAGCGCAGTCCACTGCTCCGGCGTGGTGACTTCGCCCCAGGCGACCTGGTCTGCCGGGAAACCTTCATAATATTGCAGGTCGATGGCATCCACCGCAGAGTTTGCCATTTTCAGCGGGCCTTTCACGCCCGGCTCTTTGCCGGCTTCAATAATAAAGCTGTTTTTGCCGTCGGCCAGTGAACAGAGTTTGTTGGTTTTGCACTGTTCTGAGTCTTTGATATTCAGCACCTTATTCAGTGCCTGATAACCCGGTGTCAGATCCAGCCCTTTATAATGACTCTCCATTGCAGCGAGGGCAGTCTGTTTAAACTCTGCGCTGTCATTGGTGATGATCGGGTTAAACACCGGATCCATGGTGCCGATTTCCGGCTGGTGGTTCACGGTGACGGTACAGCCCGGGAAAGCACCGGCGGTAAAGAACTGCGCGGTGGCAATCGTGCGCTGAAGGCTGTTGGCGTAGACATTCAGCTCTTTTTCACCGGTCGGGCACAGGGTGTCCGGCAGCAGTTTGTTCTCATCCAGCCACTCGCGGAAATAGTGGCCCATATAGACTTCCAGTGCGCCGCCTTTGGTGGTCAGATAACCGCTCTGCGCATCCCACGCAGGCCAGGTTTTATCGGTGATTTCGGTCAGAATACCGGTATTCACAATCGGCGTGCGCAGGTTGTGGCGGCTCATCACCAGAACCTGTTCCAGTGTCATATCAGCGGAGGAGGTATCAGCAAAAGCGGGCAGGGCGGGAGTCAGTAATGCGGCTGCAAGTGAAAGCGTCAGTAAGGTTTTTTTCATCCGGAACACTCCTGTTGTCATTATTTTCGAACCGATATTAATGACTGAAGCGATTCATATTTACCGGGAGCAAACTCCCAAAACAGTGATCAGCACCGGAAATAGCGCTTAAGTAAAGGTGCGGTGAAATTTTTCTTCAGATAAAAGCCTCTGGGCAGTGTTTGTATCGTTTGCCCGTGCGGACCGATAGCTTCTGTGAGTGCCCGGCTGTTGGCTGCTTTCGGGCGGATCTGCATTACCTGACCATGACGGGCGGTGATCTGCTCCACTTTCCCCAGCACAATCATATCCATCAGCTCTTCCCAGTCCGCGCGCAGCAGGCGTTCCTCCTCCTCCGACGGCGACCACAGCAGCGGTGAACCGACACGGCGCTCTGCCAGCGGGATATGACGCGCACCTTCCACCGGCACCCACAGCACGCGGGAGAGCTTATGACGCACATGACAATCCGCCCAGGTAACGCCGCTGTTGCCGGTCAGCGGGGCGACACAGACAAAGGTGGTTTCCAGCGGCACGCCGGATTCATCCACCGGAATGGTTTTCAGCTCCACCCCGAGGTGAGCAAAATCCTGCTCTGCCTTGCTGCCTGCATCCGCGCCCAGCCAGTATTCCAGCAGCATGCCGACCCAGCCTTTATCGCGACGCAGATCCGGCGGCACCGGTATACCGGCACAGCCTGCCAGCTCACCGAAAGTGGCACCGGCAAGGGATTGGGCGCGGCTGAGCAGCTCTGATTCACTGGCCGGGGGTAACGGCGGCTGAAAAAGTTGTGTCATGTTATATGCTTAAAAGTTGAACAGTGTTATCAGGTAAAATAATACATAGGCATGAATGAAAAATAAATATTATCTAATTTATTGATATATAGCTATTAATTTTCGCCACCGCAACAAGTACAGAAGGTTGTGCACCAGCATCCTCAGACAATAAACAGGATCTTACACTGAGTTATCCACAGCTTTATGGGATAAGTGAAAAACAGCCTCACTACTGGTTTGATTTACAGGCTTGACTTCCGCCTGTTTTCGCGTTTCAGCAGGGGTTTTGCTCAAGGATAAGTCACAATCTGTGGATAACACCGGGTGTGGTTATTTTTTGTGCTGTGTAAGTCTGTGAAAAAAAATGCCGGTGTTTTTTTCAGATGATTCTCTGTTTTTATTTCCGTACTGATATGATTTAACAGGGTTTATTTAAAGATTGTGATTTTATCAACAGGGGGCAGTTAAAAACTATACCCCCATTACCCTTGCGTTTTTCACAACTATATCCACAGAAAACGTGAATAAAAGCCGGTTTTTTATCAGAGGGTGTTTATAACTTTGCCTTTTTCTGTGAATTAACTTTCCGGGGGGATAAACCAGGCGGATTTAAAATCAAACCAGCCGAAGGTATTCATTTTGACGCCCCGCATACTGCGCTGCCCCTGTAATTCAAGCCAGTGATGGAACAGCGGGAACAGCATCTGCCTGTCAATGACCTGCTCACACCATGCCGCCAGAGACAGGGAACGCTGCCGCCATTGCTTCAGCGGCGCACGCAGATCATCGCCCAGACAGCGGCGCAGCAGCGGCAGCTCGTACAGGGTGGCGAAAACCGAAAAATCCAGCGGCTTATAAAAGTTGGCGGTCGCCAGCCAGAAATCACTGTCACAATCGCCGTTAAACCAGGTGTCGTAATCAGTGATATTAATCGTCAGTTTTACACCCTGTTCTGCCAGTAACTGCTGCAATAATTTGCCGATAGCATGGTATTCGTGATGATCCTGATAATAGGTCAGTGTCAGCTCTGTCAGGTCAGCCGGTTTTTCACAGGGCGGGATAAGTTTGCTGTGATGCCAGCGCAGCAGCAGCCCGTAAGCCGGCCACCAGTGGCGCTGATACAGGGGTTCACAGTGATAGAGCAGATTGACGGGGGTCATCAGGCTGTTGAGCCAGCGGCGGATATCTTCCCGCTCTCCTTTTGCTGAACGCGTGTCGTGCAGCAGGAAATAGCATCCTTCCTCCATCCGGCTGTCGAGAGAATCCCGCTCCGGCCCGTCCGCACCGATATGCAGGGTGGTGCAGACCATTTTTTCTTCCAGCTCCGGCACCACCAGTACAGAAACTTCGTCGAGCAGGGCACGGAAGCCGTAATAGTGGTCAAAGGCACGGATTGTCAGTTTGCGGTCATTGTTACAGATCACCTGATACGGGCCGGTGCCGACAGGGTGGCGGGCAAAATCCGGCAGTTCCTGCCATTCATGGGGCAGAATGGCGGCGTGCGGGCTGCCGGTCAGTACCGGGAACCAGCTGTCGGTCTCATTCAGTGTGATATCGATAATGTAAGGCATATCGGAACGGACAGTGCGGATATGGCTGAACAGCCGATGTGTGTCACGCAGGCGCTCAAAAGAGGAAATGATATCCACCATCTGCAACTCACGGCCGTGATGGAAAAATATCGCCGGGCGCAGCCAGAAACGCCACTGTTTGTCGCCGGTCTGCTGCCAGTGATGCGCCAGCGCCGGGACAGCTTCCCCGTTTTCCTCATTTATTGCCGTCAGTCCGTTAAAAATCTGGCTCAGCAGATGGACTTCCGAGCGGCGTAGCGGCGAGCCGGGCAGTAAATTATAAAAAGGTCGGTAATAGACAATGCGCAGCAGACTTTTTCCCTGCCGGAAGCTGCGCTCCAGCTGGGATAACACCATCTGGCGCATCGCGTCCTTATCATTGACCATCGCCACCAGTTTTTCGATATTGTCCTGTTCGATCAGCTGTTCGGCACGGGCGTGCTGGAGGTCCCGTCCGCTTTGCAGAAAACAGAGACGTGAGCGCTTACCCCGTCCGGTTTCTGCCTGCCAGCTGAGCCAGCCCGCTGTCTGCATACTGCTGAGCAGAGAGCGGACATGACGGCGGGAACAATGCAGGATATCGGCGATCTCCTGAAGCGTGGTATCGGTCTCCTGTCCCTGATGATGCTGCCACAGGCGGATAAACTGGTGCTGGAGGCGTGGTGTGCTCATAAAAGAGGAACTCCGGTCGGTTTTCTGTCCATTTTTATTTCCGTATATTACGTCCATACTCAATGTCATTAAAGCAGCTCATGACGTCAGTGTGATACCTGACTCACTCCCGATTCTTGAGTAATGGTGACTTTTACCGCCAGCCGAAAGGCTGGTTTTTTTCTGTCCGGTGATCCGGAAAAAGAGGCGGGGAAAACGGGGAAAAAAGCTGCCATCACAAAAGGGGGTGATGGCAGGGGTTCAATGGTGGAAATGGATCCGGTTATCAGTTCATAAATGCAGGCAGTTTTTCCTCAAAACGGGAAATCATGTCGTCATGCTGTAAGGTGAGGCCGATACTGTCGAGGCCGTTCATCATGCAGTGACGACGGAAGGTATCAACACTGAACGGATATTCCAGCTCACCGGCGATCACTTTCTGGTTCTCCAGATCAACAATAATCTGTGCACCTTCTGTTTTTTGTACCCAGTCAAAGAGCGCATCAATCGCGTCTTCGGGTAATTTCACCGGCAATAATTGGTTGTTGAATGAGTTACCGTAAAAAATATCCGCAAAGCTGGGCGCAATCACCACTCTGAAGCCGTAATCTGTTAAGGCCCACGGCGCGTGCTCACGGGAGGAGCCGCAGCCGAAGTTTTCACGGGCCA is a genomic window containing:
- a CDS encoding YbaK/EbsC family protein; the protein is MTTFDKITRLLDSRAVSFEVIEHPAEGRSDAISKIRGNKLSQAAKAMVLQVTGSTPDIRYVLAIVPGDCKVNFKNAAKLAGGKKASFAAPETAQALTGCPMGAVPPFSFNDELTLYVDKRLTGAGRVFFNAGELVRSVSLAADDYFSVIGHDRIADIAVPPAAE
- a CDS encoding GNAT family N-acetyltransferase, which translates into the protein MEYCVAELTDMDQVKALLKRYHLTTISDEDKPDGFVTTQMSDEQMTDLIENEQGLFVAKQDGKVVAFVMAASWQYWSPWPLFAHMIDKLGDYEFAGQTLTTENSYQYGPVCIDASLRGQGVLEGLFAFALEKMSQRFDILVTFINKVNPRSYAAHTRKLGLTVLDEFGFNNNHYYWLVCETR
- the fabV gene encoding enoyl-ACP reductase FabV, which gives rise to MIIKPKIRGFICTTAHPAGCEAHVREQIARVKSCGELKNGPKKVLVIGASTGYGLASRINAAFGSGAATIGVFFEKPGSENKTGSAGWYNAAAFDKAAKEEGLYAKSINGDAFSDECRQNVIDLIKQDLDQIDLVVYSLASPVRKMPETGEIVRSALKPIGEPYKSVALDTNKDVLIEAVVEPANEQEIADTVKVMGGQDWELWMNALEEAGVLADNAQSVAYSYIGTDLTWPIYWHGTLGKAKEDLDRAAAAINQKLQAKGGAAYVAVLKSVVTQASSAIPVMPLYISIVFKIMKEKGIHEGCIEQTQRLFATKLFNGSAPETDEKQRLRLDDWELRDDVQNTCREIWQQLTDDNINDLTDYQGYKAEFLRLFGFGLDGVDYDADLSGEVNFDVKELV
- the agp gene encoding bifunctional glucose-1-phosphatase/inositol phosphatase, with product MKKTLLTLSLAAALLTPALPAFADTSSADMTLEQVLVMSRHNLRTPIVNTGILTEITDKTWPAWDAQSGYLTTKGGALEVYMGHYFREWLDENKLLPDTLCPTGEKELNVYANSLQRTIATAQFFTAGAFPGCTVTVNHQPEIGTMDPVFNPIITNDSAEFKQTALAAMESHYKGLDLTPGYQALNKVLNIKDSEQCKTNKLCSLADGKNSFIIEAGKEPGVKGPLKMANSAVDAIDLQYYEGFPADQVAWGEVTTPEQWTALNTLKNGYQESLFTPRIIAKNVAHPLLNYINQHFAAAAPGSEAKFTFLAGHDSNIASLLSALEFKPYQLPEQYEHTPIGGKLVFQRWTNKADNKSYVKIDYIYQSSDQLRNNSYLSLKTPPQKVTLELKNCPVDKNGYCGWETFQKVMKDSLSE
- the mutH gene encoding DNA mismatch repair endonuclease MutH → MTQLFQPPLPPASESELLSRAQSLAGATFGELAGCAGIPVPPDLRRDKGWVGMLLEYWLGADAGSKAEQDFAHLGVELKTIPVDESGVPLETTFVCVAPLTGNSGVTWADCHVRHKLSRVLWVPVEGARHIPLAERRVGSPLLWSPSEEEERLLRADWEELMDMIVLGKVEQITARHGQVMQIRPKAANSRALTEAIGPHGQTIQTLPRGFYLKKNFTAPLLKRYFRC
- the sgrR gene encoding HTH-type transcriptional regulator SgrR, translated to MSTPRLQHQFIRLWQHHQGQETDTTLQEIADILHCSRRHVRSLLSSMQTAGWLSWQAETGRGKRSRLCFLQSGRDLQHARAEQLIEQDNIEKLVAMVNDKDAMRQMVLSQLERSFRQGKSLLRIVYYRPFYNLLPGSPLRRSEVHLLSQIFNGLTAINEENGEAVPALAHHWQQTGDKQWRFWLRPAIFFHHGRELQMVDIISSFERLRDTHRLFSHIRTVRSDMPYIIDITLNETDSWFPVLTGSPHAAILPHEWQELPDFARHPVGTGPYQVICNNDRKLTIRAFDHYYGFRALLDEVSVLVVPELEEKMVCTTLHIGADGPERDSLDSRMEEGCYFLLHDTRSAKGEREDIRRWLNSLMTPVNLLYHCEPLYQRHWWPAYGLLLRWHHSKLIPPCEKPADLTELTLTYYQDHHEYHAIGKLLQQLLAEQGVKLTINITDYDTWFNGDCDSDFWLATANFYKPLDFSVFATLYELPLLRRCLGDDLRAPLKQWRQRSLSLAAWCEQVIDRQMLFPLFHHWLELQGQRSMRGVKMNTFGWFDFKSAWFIPPES
- the leuD gene encoding 3-isopropylmalate dehydratase small subunit; this encodes MEKFIVHQGIAAPLDAANVDTDAIIPKQFLQKVTRTGFGQHLFNDWRFLDDDGQVPNPDFVLNAPRYQGASILLARENFGCGSSREHAPWALTDYGFRVVIAPSFADIFYGNSFNNQLLPVKLPEDAIDALFDWVQKTEGAQIIVDLENQKVIAGELEYPFSVDTFRRHCMMNGLDSIGLTLQHDDMISRFEEKLPAFMN